The genomic stretch TGCTTCTGATGGGATTGGAAAATTCAGGTACCAGGGAAATGACTTGACTGTTGATGGCGCCAAAATTACCTGTCAGGCTCAGCTGAGGAAGTCTTGCTGCTTTGGCAGACCGGACCCGGTGAAAGCTGGCATTGAAGCGATGCTGTGCTGCCATTACATCCGGTCTGCGCTCCAACAACTGCAAGGGAATACCAGCAGGAATGGTGCTGCTGATGGTTAGCAGAGAATCGGAGACGCCTACTTCTGCATGGGGATATCTACCTAAAATCAACTCCAATGCCCTTAACTGATTATGATGTGCCAATTCCAGCATCTGACGCCCATCTTTTGCGGTACTAAGGTTTGCTTGGGCTACAGCCAAGTCCTTTTCGTTTCCAATACCTACTTCAAATCGCTTTTCGGCAAGCTCAACCAGGGTCTTTGAAAGCGTAACCATCTCCTCGGCGAGTTTCATTTCAAGGAATAACTCAGTGGCCAGATAATAATTTTTCACCACTGTAGCAGCTAATGAGAGCCTTGCATAACTGACTTCCATTCCCAAGGCTTTATACTCTTCTATTTGCGCCTGTTTGGTGTTTCTGAGCTTTCCCCAAATGTCTAGTTCCCATGAAGCCGAAAAGACCGCTCCATTCAGTCCACCAGCGAAACTTCCTCCCAACTTACTGTTTTCCCTGGCCAAAATATTAATGGCAGGTCTTAGGGCTCCTTGGGCCATTTTCACATACCCTTTGGCTTGGGCAAGCCTTGATTCACTGATTTTTAGATCGGAATTGTAGACCAAAGCCTCCTTGACCAACGTGTCCAAGATAGGATCTGAAAATTCCACTAGCCAGTTTTCTGTAAATTCCGTGGAGTCTGACTGTCCATTTCGGGCTTCTTGCCAAGAGGAAGGAAGGATAAAATGGGCAAACGCTTGCTCTTGGAGTTCCTCCGAGGTAGGTGGAGATTTTACCTTGCAGCCAATTGGCAGGCTGGTGACGATGAGCGTGAGGATGCAAATACCAAGATGAAAATGTCGCCTCATAGCATTAATGTAGTTTAATAATCAGCCAATCCAGTTTGGTTCCCACCCGTATTATAACCTTTCTTATTAAATGGATTAATTTTCCGTGTTCCGTATAAATGGCGCCTTGCCCTACTGCTCCTGGTGCCAAGAAAACATCCTCGTTTTCGTCTATTTTTAATCGTACGGCAAATCTTCCTTCGTGATGTCCCTCCTCACGGGTGTCGGGGATTCTGCCGCTAGTGGTGAGCTGTCCCTGCGCATTGGCCCAGACGATGTGGTCTACTGTGCATTTAATGATCGTGTTTGGGTGGGTCTTGATGGCAATTTCGGCTTCGTTTCCGTCTTCCACCAGCCGCAGCTCATTTTGTGCATAGAGGGCTACGACCCATTGCTCATCTTCCACAAATGTCATCACAGGTTTTATGGGGAATTGGACAGCCATAGCACCTGTCCTCAATTGCAGATTGACTACTCTTCCATCAGCTGGGGCACGATAAACGGTCTGATCCAGTTCCCACCTTGCCAGTGCCAGGTCAGATTTGGCCTGCTCAAGGACAGCACGGGCTTCGGAAATTTCCGCTAGTTCACCTTCACTGGATTGAGCGGAGAGTTTTTGGATTATTTGGGATTTTTCAGATTCGGCCACGGCAAGTTGGGCTTCCAGATTTTTGAGGTTGGTTTCTGCCTCTTCAAAATCGAAACGGGATCCTGCTCCGCTTTGGGCCAATTCGCGGGTTTGGTCCAGGCGCTTTAAGGCCAGATCTATTTGGGTATTGATGACCCTGATGTGGTTATTGGCCGTGGTAAGTTGAGATTCCAACTCCCGATCGAAAGCCTCTGCACTGACCAATTTAGCCTCTAATCCCGGAAGTTTTGCTTCCAAGGTGTTTACTTTTAGTTGAAAGGGTGTAGGATCTATCAGGAAAAGCGTATCGTCTTTTTTTACATGTTCGTTGGGCTCTACAGGTACGTCCACGACCAGTCCAGTGACACGTGGGACTACTTCGACATTATAGTTCATCACCCTGACATCATGCGATGAAGGCGCTACGATATTAAGGAAAAGGATGAGTAACGTGATGGCCACGACAGGTATAGTAATGACAGTAACCTGGGTAATGGTGTTCCAAGGCAGGAGCTTAAATTTAAAAAATATCAACCAGATGATACCGGCATATATCAGTAGTAATAATATCTCCATGATGCAAAGGTGGAATTAAGGGTACTAATGGATCGTTTAGGTATTCTATTTTCAGGAATCGCCCTGATCTTTATTTTTGCTTTGGTTAAATTCTTTCAGTGTCTCTTCATGGTAATCCCCTTTGTCGGTGCCATAGGCCATTTTGTAGAAAACGGGTTTGGAATAGGCCCATAGCCAGGCCAATGGCCAAAGCAGCCCTCCAAAAACTAGCGATAAGATGCAGAGGGTCTTGATAGCCTGGGCTTGTGGATGCTGTCGCTTTTCGGCAATTTTTTCTGGAAGGACATGGACCATAAGGAAGACTCCGATTCCCACTATAGGGGCTACGATAAGTGCAATCCAGCTCACTATGTCAGCTAATTTGTCTTCGAAAGTAGAGGCATAGAGCAATGATGGCGAGGATGCAATGCTAATTGTCAACATCAATAGCTTGTTAAATAGTGAACTGCTTTTCATACTTAATTGCTGTTTAAGAACTCTTGTGGTTGGTATAGCCCAATAACTTAATAGTTGGTGAAGGATTCTCCTTGGGGATTAGATGATCAGAAAAGTTGATTTCCTCAAAGGTAAACTGATGATAGTTAAAGTTAGTGGATTTAAAAGATGAGAAGGGATGTTGA from Echinicola soli encodes the following:
- a CDS encoding TolC family protein, encoding MRRHFHLGICILTLIVTSLPIGCKVKSPPTSEELQEQAFAHFILPSSWQEARNGQSDSTEFTENWLVEFSDPILDTLVKEALVYNSDLKISESRLAQAKGYVKMAQGALRPAINILARENSKLGGSFAGGLNGAVFSASWELDIWGKLRNTKQAQIEEYKALGMEVSYARLSLAATVVKNYYLATELFLEMKLAEEMVTLSKTLVELAEKRFEVGIGNEKDLAVAQANLSTAKDGRQMLELAHHNQLRALELILGRYPHAEVGVSDSLLTISSTIPAGIPLQLLERRPDVMAAQHRFNASFHRVRSAKAARLPQLSLTGNFGAINSQVISLVPEFSNPIRSIGGSLVAPIYQGGMLKENIEIKTLEQEQATTIYAQAVLAAINDVETALETVQNIDGREKILSQEVKHNRKAFELEQIAYKVGKSDLRDVTIQQMDLFSSRISLLRVQTEKIIQRVNLYLALGGAM
- a CDS encoding HlyD family secretion protein — protein: MEILLLLIYAGIIWLIFFKFKLLPWNTITQVTVITIPVVAITLLILFLNIVAPSSHDVRVMNYNVEVVPRVTGLVVDVPVEPNEHVKKDDTLFLIDPTPFQLKVNTLEAKLPGLEAKLVSAEAFDRELESQLTTANNHIRVINTQIDLALKRLDQTRELAQSGAGSRFDFEEAETNLKNLEAQLAVAESEKSQIIQKLSAQSSEGELAEISEARAVLEQAKSDLALARWELDQTVYRAPADGRVVNLQLRTGAMAVQFPIKPVMTFVEDEQWVVALYAQNELRLVEDGNEAEIAIKTHPNTIIKCTVDHIVWANAQGQLTTSGRIPDTREEGHHEGRFAVRLKIDENEDVFLAPGAVGQGAIYTEHGKLIHLIRKVIIRVGTKLDWLIIKLH
- a CDS encoding DUF3302 domain-containing protein; the encoded protein is MKSSSLFNKLLMLTISIASSPSLLYASTFEDKLADIVSWIALIVAPIVGIGVFLMVHVLPEKIAEKRQHPQAQAIKTLCILSLVFGGLLWPLAWLWAYSKPVFYKMAYGTDKGDYHEETLKEFNQSKNKDQGDS